In Candidatus Polarisedimenticolia bacterium, a single genomic region encodes these proteins:
- a CDS encoding ABC transporter permease, whose translation MQRMWAIIERELRRFRRSPALIFISLVFPLVQLVVLGYAFGGVVKHLKIGIVDQDHGLSAVKVRELCNAAASGAKTFDPVLYADPGVALRDLKNGKINGILTIPPDFSRRTLQKAGSRLALIEDNTDGFASSALAASVGGLVGALNLPAQDARRVPTQVSLDVVEVYPYVPYIQYLLPGTVVMSIFMMVMIGGGIIFIDDKARGLHEGYLVTPISKLELIGGFNLSGTIKAVAAGTVLALLGSWIAGIPDPLQPWRLVKVFLVIVVTAFALISLMFLLMVRVTDPLVPRAVFGVLNTLLFFPSGAVYPQQAFPPWLKGIATIDPFTYAVHALKSLLLKNTGFDAIGWDLVYLSIFSIIAMTAATMLFRRTL comes from the coding sequence ATGCAGCGGATGTGGGCGATCATCGAGCGCGAGCTGCGGCGTTTCCGCAGGAGCCCGGCGCTGATCTTCATCTCCCTCGTCTTCCCGCTCGTCCAGCTCGTCGTGCTGGGATATGCGTTCGGCGGCGTCGTAAAGCACCTCAAGATCGGAATCGTCGATCAGGATCACGGCCTCTCCGCGGTGAAGGTCCGCGAGCTCTGCAACGCCGCCGCGAGCGGCGCGAAGACCTTCGATCCCGTCCTCTACGCCGATCCGGGCGTGGCGCTGCGGGATCTCAAGAACGGAAAGATCAACGGCATCCTGACGATCCCGCCCGATTTCTCGCGGCGGACGCTGCAGAAGGCGGGATCCCGCCTCGCCTTGATCGAGGACAACACCGACGGGTTCGCCTCCTCCGCGCTGGCCGCGTCGGTCGGCGGGCTGGTGGGCGCCCTGAACCTGCCGGCTCAGGACGCGCGGCGGGTGCCGACCCAGGTGAGTCTGGATGTCGTTGAGGTGTATCCCTACGTCCCGTACATCCAGTACCTGCTTCCGGGGACGGTCGTCATGTCGATCTTCATGATGGTGATGATCGGCGGGGGGATCATCTTCATCGACGACAAGGCGCGCGGCCTGCACGAAGGCTACCTGGTCACCCCGATCTCCAAGCTCGAGCTCATCGGCGGCTTCAATCTCTCCGGGACGATCAAGGCGGTGGCGGCGGGCACGGTCCTGGCACTGCTCGGCTCGTGGATCGCCGGGATCCCCGATCCGCTCCAACCCTGGCGCCTCGTCAAAGTGTTCCTCGTGATCGTCGTCACCGCGTTCGCCCTCATCAGTCTCATGTTCCTGCTGATGGTGCGCGTGACCGATCCCCTCGTTCCCCGCGCTGTCTTCGGAGTCCTGAATACCCTGCTCTTCTTCCCGAGCGGCGCCGTCTACCCCCAGCAGGCGTTTCCTCCCTGGCTCAAAGGGATCGCCACGATCGATCCCTTCACGTACGCCGTCCACGCGCTCAAGAGCCTGCTCCTGAAGAACACCGGCTTC